gctgctcctgctgcgcCCGCTGGTATGACCGGCGGCACGGTGGCCGTAGGATCAACCATTGTCCCGTTggcggcggctgcggcggccAGTGCTACCGGGCCACCGATGCCTGCGCCACCACCGGGCGCACCGAAACCCGGCGGAGGGATGTTGAAATGCGACACCAGCGGCGGAGCGTACGGTTGGCCAGCGGCTATCGGCGGCACCGACATCTTGCTGGCTAGAGTAGGGTGACCCTTCTACCGGAGGGCCTTCCACGGCCCCGAAACACACACCGGAAATGCGGTCCGCGGACAATTGCACTGCACAGTTTtcgttcgtgcgtgtgtgtgttttattttcttcactttcCGTCCGCGAAAAAGGCGTCCCGTTTTCGATTTTCCACCTTTGACAGTTGCTggttggcagtttgacaggaGACGCGCGTTCGGGCGGGTTGCGTCACGGCTTGCTTGGACGGCCATTTTTAAAAGCACAAATAGAGGGAGTTTTGATTCCGATTTAGAACCTGCAGGAAATTTATGATATTTGTAAATGATATGATTTGATGATGCTTCTAAATTGTTCTCAATTGTTGctccataaaaaataaatttattgaatattttcCAAAAAGCAGTTTGTCAACACGTGCAACATGAACCGACCCAATTTTGCTCACCTCTTGTGCATCTGCTGGGCAACCGGCAAccaatttgtttgtgttttattagcccaaaagagagaaagagcgagaaagtggcggcataaaaaacacactcacacgaatAAGTCCAACATAGCATTCCCCGTCCGTTCCTGGGGAGCATGAGATCACACTACAGTGCGGCCGATTTCTATGATTACGATCCCCGCACCGATATCGATCCGCTGTGCTGTTGTGAGTTTTTCGATCGAAACAATGAACGGGCTCATCTGCTCgtaacgtgctgctgctgctgttgctgtttcaCGGGTCCATCCGGAATCGAAACTCCGACTCCGGCCACTAGGTACGTACGTTTCGACGAGCCCTAATGTCCAGTTGCATTCCCCGAACCTCCTCTCCCGTTTTAGAAACTGCACCAACGTCTGTTTGCATTCCCTTAGTAGTGAATCACCGGGTGTTCCTGTGAATAGCTCCCTCCCCTCATCACCCAGTGTCTTCAGCGTGTGATTGCCGCAAGAAAACTCCGGCTCCGGCATCCCGAAAAAGAGGGGATTGATCGATATAGAACGTACGACGAGAGTGCAAAGAATTGATTTTCCTTAGCAGCGAGCCAGCgtgattgtatgtgtgtgtgtgtcggtacGCTAGTGGTGCATCGGCGGTGCAGTCACCCTCGTTAGCCGGCTGCAAACGGTGGCATTCGACACATTAGAATAACCCTCCCCTTCAtctccccccacacacacacacacgcacacagccacTGCAGCTGCAATCATCAAACTACACTTCATTGTGCATGAAATATAGGGCATCACCAGGGGTGGGGGGATAGCATTTCCACCAAATTTCCTACACGACAGCTGCAAACGGGGGGCGAACGTATCTCACCCGGCAAACGAATCTGAACTTTCCCGAGCCCGAAACGTCCTAACTAAAAACGGGTAAATATGTTATGTATTCTCTATCTTTAAACCTTTTTCCACCTCTTTCGCATCATTCCTACACTATCAAacgctctctatctcttcctggcctctctctctctctctctctctttctctgctaCTGAATCTGATAATTCAATCTTAAAACGCTCAAATGTGTCCAACTATCTCTtatcaatgtgtgtgtgtgtgtgactttcTATTTTACTAAAATATTGTAAGAAATCTAACCCCGCTCCTTATCCTTCCACCATTCGCAGCAAACTGACCGGAAGCAGGGTTGGAAACATGCTGCTCACGTTCCAAGACCGGTTGCGTATACCGTGGCGCGGTGGCGCAAAGCAGATTACGCTCGACAATGTGGTGACGCTGGCGATACTGATCGGAACGCTGCTGCTGACCGCGGTACACTTCTATCTTTGCCTTGTCATCATGCTTCTGCTTCCCCTGGTATTGCTGTACCTGAAGCGGCTCTTCGGAACGATCCATCCCAAGTAATGCTACCACGAGAAAGGCAAAAGGATGAAAGGGTTCTAACAGCTTTCTATTCTGCTCTTTGTAGGACAAAGTTTTTCACGATTTGGTTTTTCGGTAGCTGCGTGTATCTGGTCGCACTGTTCGAGCTGGCCGTTCCGTTGTTGGAAATTTTGCCCCAAGAAAACGTTGGCTTCGTCGTGCTGATGACGCTCGCTTTTCTCTGTTTGCTGAAGGCGAAGCAGCGGGCCGTGCTGAACCATCTCTCTGCCCTGCCGGCGGACATGAACGGTGTAGAAAGCGGCAAGGGAAGCAAGGAACATATTGTGCTGTTCTCCGACCGCGACGATTCGGACGATGGGGCGACCGATTCGGACAGTGGGCGGTTGGCGTGCCAGCTCTGCCGCAAGTACGTGCCACCGAGAACGTACCACTGCAAGGTTTGCTCGAGCTGTGTGCTGCGGCAGGATCATCACAACGTGTGGCTGAACTGCTGCATCGGCAAATCGAACCATCGGCTGTATCTGGCGGGCTGCCTCTTTACGCTGCTGGCGTTGCTGGTGTTTGCCAATCTGGCGCTGACGGCGGTGTGTCATCCGACGCCAATCTTTACGCTGTACGGGATCATCGTGATGATGCCGGACGACTGTACCGATATCTTTTTCCAGTATGAGTACGTGTTTTGTGTACTAGAATGACTCATGGCAGATGGAACGGTGGTAAATGGAATGAACTGTTATTTGTTTCCCCTCTTTTCAGCATTGCACTGTGCTTTACGGGTTCGGTGTACGCGCTAATAATGGCATCGTTTATTGCTATCGCTGTAGTGAAACAGGTTTGTACAGGATGCCCGTCTAATTGTAATGAAAAACAGTCAAACACATTCCTTTTTCAGATCTGCTTCATCTCATTCGGCCTCTCGTTCAGCGAATGGCGTCGCAGGGAGCACGTGAAGCGACGGAATTGTCTGTGGAATTGGAAAGCGTTCTGCTTCGGCCAGTAAAACTCAACCAGAGGCGCAAAGCACAGTCTACCAGATTTGGGCGCAGGTGCAGTGTGTCTGACTGCAAAACTTCcgtttgagtttttttttcatcatatCCTCTCCCGCGCACattcgagtgtgtgtgtgaactatttttagcCAAAGGAAACCAAACTTGTTCGTGAGTTGTTCTTATCGATAGTATGTCGGTAGtagtagagagagaaagagagttgtGGTAGAGAGGGGATAGAACTCCCAATTCCATAAGGATTTGTTTCccaattgtttttgtttttggtttgcacACAGCCAGCGTACTTGTGGGTGTTGTAGGGTGGAGTTAATCTCACGTTATTTAATTAATGTAAGCATATTTGCTACTGATAACCACTCACCATTATTGCCACTGCTCCCACAAGTGATTAGAAGGCGGTAGCAAGAGCCGCCGAAAGAGGTGTTTCGTTAGAAAAGCCATTTTATTACCACCTTATGAGGCCACAACACGCGCGGAGAAGTAGTGAAGCTTCTATCCGCACATTCTTTTCCCCTCTTCTTGTTGCAAGTTCGAACCTAGCCTTAGAACCAGTAGTaggaactagtgatgggtaaagttgacaaaaatccggagccgactccggaaggtaggtccgcccagCATTACCCGGAGCCGGTTGGAATCATCCCGGAGCAGctcggagtcatccgaagttgtctgaagtcgtctggagttatCCGGAGTAGTCCGGAATCATCCTGAGTAGTCCGGATAAATCCAGAGTAGtccggagttatccggagtagtccagagttatccggagtcgtctggagttatccagagtcatccagagttatccagagtcgtctggagtcatccgaagtcggTCGAATATGGAAGGTGCAATGTTTTTTATGGTCAGGCATTTCATATCCGACTTCGACTCCTCTTATTTTCGGTCTCAAACCGCTATtcttagaaaaaaaagtcctGGTTAAGAAGTACACGCGCAAAtcgaaagaggaaaaaaaacccaaaatcaAATGCCTCCAGCCGTCTTCGGACGACCTCGGACGAATACGAGCGACTCTATGGTAACTCCGGGCGACTCAAGACAACTGTggatgactccagacaactccggacgacttcggacaacTCTAGACAACTCCAACTCCAGGCGAAACCAGTGGTTCCGATTTTGCCGGTGTCTGAATCGCACTTACAatagccggagtcggatcggagtcgaggGTGCGCACCAGAGAGCACACCACTAGTAGGAAACCTAAAATGCTTAGATTCCATCCGTGGAAAAGGCGTGCTTGCACACAATTTCGATCGGGGCGTGATTTACTAACATGAAATGTTACAATGATGATAAGTAGGATAAGAAACGCACAATAAACTTTGAAATTCTTTAACTTACCTTTCAAACTGCGCTCACGCGTGCGTCTTTCTTCCACATTTCCGGATGGGAGGAAAAATAACCGCTTTTTTGCTTAGTGATCCacttcagcagcagctgcacaaGCGGATGGGGAACAACACTTTATTACCGATAGAGCTTCAGCTTCAAGCAAATGCACTGTTTAAATGCTTTCAGCACCGGATTCATGGTAGAACTGAGtagatttgaaataaattagaCGACGACGGCTGCGATTCTAGTACGTGTGCCCGATCGACATGTGCTTAATGACGTCGCTATTGAGTTGAAGATCGATTTCGATTAACCTATGCCAGTGTATATCTTTTATGCAGCCGTTCCGCTCTTCTTCTCACCGCCCTTCTTGCCACCCTTCTTTGCCTCGGCCGCGGCCTGCTCCACGTCGATCGGGGCTGGCTTCACGAACGGAATCTCTTCACGATACTTCTCCGGCATGTACTTCTGAAGCACCTCGGGGACCTATGTAAAAGGAAAATCATATCCGATAATGTTAACAATATCCTTCTAAAGAATAGCTTTCCCCTCCCATCTTACCTTTACGCCCGTTTCCGTTTGATGCGTTTCGAGGATGGCGCAAATCACACGCGTCGTAGCGCACATGGTCGCATTCAGCATGTGCACATAGTCCACAGCC
This sequence is a window from Anopheles merus strain MAF chromosome 3R, AmerM5.1, whole genome shotgun sequence. Protein-coding genes within it:
- the LOC121595572 gene encoding palmitoyltransferase ZDHHC23-B isoform X1 — translated: MRSHYSAADFYDYDPRTDIDPLCCCEFFDRNNERAHLLVTCCCCCCCFTGPSGIETPTPATSKLTGSRVGNMLLTFQDRLRIPWRGGAKQITLDNVVTLAILIGTLLLTAVHFYLCLVIMLLLPLVLLYLKRLFGTIHPKTKFFTIWFFGSCVYLVALFELAVPLLEILPQENVGFVVLMTLAFLCLLKAKQRAVLNHLSALPADMNGVESGKGSKEHIVLFSDRDDSDDGATDSDSGRLACQLCRKYVPPRTYHCKVCSSCVLRQDHHNVWLNCCIGKSNHRLYLAGCLFTLLALLVFANLALTAVCHPTPIFTLYGIIVMMPDDCTDIFFQYDIALCFTGSVYALIMASFIAIAVVKQICFISFGLSFSEWRRREHVKRRNCLWNWKAFCFGQ
- the LOC121595572 gene encoding palmitoyltransferase ZDHHC23-B isoform X2, with translation MLLTFQDRLRIPWRGGAKQITLDNVVTLAILIGTLLLTAVHFYLCLVIMLLLPLVLLYLKRLFGTIHPKTKFFTIWFFGSCVYLVALFELAVPLLEILPQENVGFVVLMTLAFLCLLKAKQRAVLNHLSALPADMNGVESGKGSKEHIVLFSDRDDSDDGATDSDSGRLACQLCRKYVPPRTYHCKVCSSCVLRQDHHNVWLNCCIGKSNHRLYLAGCLFTLLALLVFANLALTAVCHPTPIFTLYGIIVMMPDDCTDIFFQYDIALCFTGSVYALIMASFIAIAVVKQICFISFGLSFSEWRRREHVKRRNCLWNWKAFCFGQ